Proteins encoded together in one uncultured Desulfosarcina sp. window:
- a CDS encoding mucoidy inhibitor MuiA family protein, translated as MSISTTEVESTIRAVTIYQGWAMISRTATARLEAGKHLIVFTDLPESLDRDNIQVKGTGEATLGECIFETEFFVEEVDENKRQLQKKAQELEDRIAEIQLKMEACENEKAFVEKIASFVTAPLSAPAGEDAAARVVGGASLDVGAWGKMLAFYHDQNGAIRDQMLASQKAERDLKNELEKIYNELDSMGDGIERSRNIIKVSVTKEKAGEITLDLSYVITGPTWRPVYNLRASSDSDTISLEYDALVNQATGEAWKDVALKLSTARINVSGVIPTLHPWWLSFYRPSPPRSMAKRRGDFSEEEEMGQEVMKSAAPSNVAESAPPEMEMDFIGASVESGGTSVVFSVGGGGNINGDNTDTRVSILRREFPASSHYATVPKLSEFAYLTAKIENDSDFPLLPGKANIFFDDAFVSVSALSLVMPGQEMEVSLGVDEGVAIEHRFLKRFKKNQGLVSKRISEQFDYQIRITNNRKKNIEIDVFDQLPIAQDKEISVKTITPSFKDEKTGATLDDESKIKWQIALSAGEKRELPFSFVVEYPAGQLLSGL; from the coding sequence ATGAGCATTTCAACAACGGAAGTCGAGTCGACCATTCGTGCGGTAACCATCTATCAGGGGTGGGCCATGATCAGCCGCACGGCAACCGCCCGCCTGGAAGCCGGGAAACATCTGATCGTCTTTACCGATCTCCCGGAGTCCCTGGACCGGGATAATATCCAGGTGAAAGGAACCGGCGAGGCGACATTGGGTGAATGCATTTTCGAGACGGAATTTTTCGTTGAGGAAGTCGATGAGAACAAACGGCAGCTGCAAAAGAAAGCCCAGGAGCTTGAAGATCGAATCGCCGAGATTCAGCTGAAAATGGAAGCGTGTGAGAACGAAAAGGCCTTTGTTGAGAAAATTGCCAGTTTCGTGACCGCTCCTTTAAGTGCTCCTGCAGGCGAAGACGCTGCGGCGAGGGTAGTGGGCGGCGCCTCCCTCGATGTCGGTGCATGGGGAAAGATGCTTGCCTTTTATCACGATCAAAATGGAGCCATCCGTGACCAGATGCTCGCATCGCAAAAGGCGGAGCGCGATCTCAAAAACGAACTCGAGAAAATTTATAACGAACTCGATTCGATGGGAGACGGCATCGAGCGGTCCCGGAATATTATCAAGGTCAGCGTAACCAAGGAAAAGGCCGGTGAAATAACGCTCGATCTTTCGTATGTCATCACCGGACCCACTTGGCGGCCGGTATACAATCTGCGAGCATCGAGCGACAGCGACACGATCAGCCTTGAATACGATGCCCTGGTGAACCAGGCCACCGGTGAAGCCTGGAAGGATGTCGCCCTGAAATTGTCCACGGCCCGGATCAATGTTTCCGGCGTCATCCCAACCCTGCATCCCTGGTGGCTGTCCTTTTACCGGCCGTCTCCGCCAAGAAGTATGGCAAAAAGACGAGGCGACTTTTCCGAAGAAGAAGAGATGGGCCAGGAGGTCATGAAGTCGGCAGCCCCATCCAACGTTGCCGAATCGGCGCCGCCTGAAATGGAAATGGACTTCATCGGGGCCTCGGTTGAAAGCGGCGGGACGTCGGTTGTCTTTTCCGTCGGTGGCGGGGGGAACATCAATGGCGACAACACCGATACCCGGGTATCCATTCTGCGCCGCGAGTTCCCAGCTTCATCTCACTACGCGACAGTACCCAAATTGTCCGAGTTTGCCTATCTGACGGCAAAGATCGAAAACGATTCGGATTTTCCTCTCCTGCCGGGCAAGGCCAATATTTTTTTCGACGATGCGTTTGTTTCGGTATCGGCGCTCTCCCTGGTCATGCCGGGCCAGGAGATGGAAGTGTCGCTTGGCGTCGATGAAGGTGTTGCCATTGAACATCGCTTTTTAAAGCGCTTCAAGAAAAACCAGGGCTTGGTATCCAAGCGCATCAGCGAGCAGTTCGACTATCAGATCCGTATTACCAACAACCGCAAAAAAAATATCGAAATCGACGTGTTCGACCAGCTCCCCATTGCCCAGGACAAGGAGATTTCGGTAAAGACGATCACGCCGTCGTTCAAGGACGAAAAGACCGGCGCCACGCTGGACGATGAATCCAAAATCAAATGGCAGATTGCGCTCTCCGCGGGAGAGAAACGTGAGCTGCCCTTCAGCTTTGTTGTCGAGTATCCCGCCGGCCAGCTTTTGAGCGGTCTTTGA
- a CDS encoding NADH-dependent flavin oxidoreductase — protein sequence MSKDTLFQPFQIKNHTLKNRIGVAPMTRMSGGETSIPRKDVLDFLVRRAENGAGLVYTEALVTDYESAQGYPGQARITTQKQIDAWKPVVQKIQDAGSKAIIQLFHCGRMAWPEINPAKRSIAPSAVAPRQDNPLTQSPYPVPEAMSQFDIDHVINGFVQSAKGAVEAGFDGIEIHGAHGYLISQFLSSYSNQRTDGYGGSVENRFRFAREVVRAVKENIPDDRLLIFRISNWGIADMEVSLFADREEWQECIRRLDEEPIDAISVSTYDFKAPAFGTDKNMAQLTREVTKLPLLICGKIYDRQTADAALEDADIALSGKSMLLNPNFVEDLRLGKALKVYSSEAANIAYTQEPLP from the coding sequence ATGTCAAAAGATACACTTTTCCAACCCTTTCAGATAAAAAATCATACCCTGAAAAACCGAATCGGCGTGGCGCCGATGACCCGGATGTCCGGAGGTGAGACCAGCATCCCCAGAAAGGATGTACTGGATTTTCTGGTTCGCCGGGCTGAGAACGGGGCCGGACTCGTGTATACCGAAGCGCTGGTAACCGATTACGAAAGCGCCCAAGGATACCCCGGACAGGCAAGGATAACCACCCAGAAGCAGATCGATGCCTGGAAGCCGGTTGTTCAAAAAATCCAGGACGCCGGTTCCAAAGCAATTATTCAACTCTTCCACTGCGGCCGGATGGCCTGGCCTGAAATCAATCCGGCGAAGCGCTCCATTGCCCCCAGCGCCGTTGCCCCCAGACAGGACAATCCCCTCACGCAAAGCCCCTACCCGGTCCCCGAAGCAATGAGCCAGTTCGATATTGACCACGTCATTAACGGGTTTGTCCAAAGTGCAAAGGGAGCGGTGGAGGCCGGCTTTGACGGCATCGAAATCCATGGCGCTCACGGCTACCTGATCAGCCAGTTCCTCTCCTCGTACAGCAATCAGCGGACAGACGGATACGGCGGATCGGTTGAGAACCGATTCCGGTTTGCCAGAGAAGTGGTCCGGGCCGTCAAAGAGAATATCCCCGACGACCGGCTGCTGATATTCCGCATTTCCAACTGGGGAATTGCCGACATGGAGGTATCCCTGTTTGCGGATCGGGAAGAATGGCAGGAGTGCATCCGCCGGCTGGACGAAGAACCCATCGATGCGATTTCAGTATCGACCTATGATTTTAAAGCCCCTGCCTTCGGCACGGACAAAAATATGGCCCAGCTCACCAGGGAAGTGACAAAGCTGCCGCTTCTGATCTGCGGCAAGATATATGACCGCCAGACGGCAGATGCCGCCCTCGAAGATGCGGACATCGCTTTATCGGGAAAATCCATGCTGCTCAACCCGAATTTCGTAGAGGACCTGCGTCTGGGCAAAGCACTGAAGGTGTATTCCTCTGAAGCAGCGAATATTGCCTACACTCAGGAGCCATTGCCGTAG
- a CDS encoding helix-turn-helix transcriptional regulator translates to MHYDEYKKLIDRRDREVTIPHKVVGLNVIEGKSMVRAWREYKKITQKEMAAKMGISQAAYSQMEKPDANLRRSTLEKIASALNISVDQLTE, encoded by the coding sequence TTGCATTATGATGAATATAAAAAGCTGATTGACCGCCGAGACCGGGAAGTAACGATCCCCCATAAAGTTGTCGGCTTGAATGTAATCGAAGGCAAAAGCATGGTCAGGGCATGGCGGGAGTACAAAAAAATCACCCAAAAAGAAATGGCCGCCAAAATGGGGATCTCCCAGGCGGCCTACAGCCAGATGGAAAAACCGGATGCCAATCTACGGCGCTCCACGTTGGAAAAAATCGCATCCGCACTGAACATCAGCGTAGACCAATTAACCGAGTGA
- the hypB gene encoding hydrogenase nickel incorporation protein HypB produces the protein MWSFANRIPKRYHRDHSHHHHGPHDHHHHDHSVETRKSGTREIKVVRRVLDANDIMADRMRSHFAAHKVFVLNMMSSPGSGKTTTLQKTLARIMPDLRCAVIVGDICTTNDADRLAESGAPVIQINTDEFGGDCHLAAHVVEKAVADLDLDAIDLLIVENIGNLVCPAEFDIGEDKRVVVLSVTEGEDKPAKYPLMFRECNATLLNKIDLLPYLDFDMDLARKTIAQIHPGMPVFDISSKTEEGLDAWIGWLVEQVKGKLAG, from the coding sequence ATGTGGTCTTTCGCCAATCGCATCCCCAAACGGTATCATCGCGACCATAGCCATCACCATCACGGTCCCCACGACCATCACCACCACGACCACAGCGTGGAAACCCGCAAATCCGGAACCCGCGAGATCAAGGTGGTCCGGCGGGTGCTGGACGCCAACGACATCATGGCCGACCGTATGCGCTCCCATTTCGCCGCGCACAAGGTCTTCGTGCTCAATATGATGAGTTCGCCGGGCTCCGGCAAAACCACCACCTTGCAGAAAACCCTGGCCCGTATCATGCCGGACCTGCGCTGCGCAGTCATCGTGGGGGACATCTGCACCACTAACGATGCCGACCGCCTGGCCGAATCCGGTGCCCCGGTGATCCAGATCAATACCGACGAGTTCGGCGGCGACTGCCACCTGGCCGCCCATGTGGTGGAAAAAGCCGTGGCCGACCTGGACCTGGATGCCATCGATCTGCTCATCGTGGAGAACATCGGCAACCTGGTCTGCCCGGCTGAATTCGACATCGGCGAGGACAAGCGCGTGGTGGTGCTTTCCGTCACAGAAGGAGAAGACAAGCCCGCCAAGTATCCCCTGATGTTCCGTGAATGCAACGCCACCCTGCTCAACAAGATCGACTTGCTTCCCTATCTGGATTTCGACATGGACCTGGCCCGAAAGACCATCGCCCAGATTCACCCCGGCATGCCCGTCTTCGATATCTCTTCCAAGACAGAAGAGGGCCTCGATGCATGGATCGGGTGGCTGGTGGAGCAGGTGAAGGGCAAGTTGGCCGGTTGA
- the hypA gene encoding hydrogenase maturation nickel metallochaperone HypA, with the protein MHEMGIAMEIVDIAKASIPQKMQGARVQRVNLQVGQLSAIVADSLRFCFDLVAKDTPLEGAELAIEELPVVARCKDCNTQWTVTEAVFTCKNCKSGNIDILSGRELDITSIEIEDED; encoded by the coding sequence ATGCACGAAATGGGCATCGCCATGGAGATCGTGGATATCGCCAAGGCCTCCATACCACAAAAGATGCAAGGCGCCAGGGTCCAACGGGTCAACCTCCAGGTGGGCCAGTTGTCGGCCATTGTTGCCGACAGCCTGCGCTTCTGCTTCGACCTGGTGGCCAAAGACACCCCCCTGGAAGGCGCCGAACTGGCCATTGAGGAACTGCCCGTGGTGGCCCGCTGCAAGGACTGCAATACCCAATGGACCGTGACCGAAGCGGTCTTTACCTGCAAAAATTGTAAGAGCGGTAATATCGACATACTATCCGGCAGGGAGCTGGACATTACTTCAATCGAAATCGAAGATGAGGATTAA
- a CDS encoding GntR family transcriptional regulator, whose translation MEKQTRQIDRDSYEPVYVQLANILSTQIATGELETGERIPSESGLCKLYKVSPMTVRRAINLLVDKGVVVTERGRGTYVKQLNLSSAVFKFADFRQFYDDPSAIEVKILEVSLTPADAIIAEKLALPEGERAIHLRRLLKVYGEPFIYHYEYLVCDVNKPIVEAELEVTSMQGFFEGCGNDLFKRGELNVRAELVSIEEANLLKLDRPAAAINLTHIFYDHSDRPLSWGCFVCPSDRLTFNSFVGMNITGPSIPRIC comes from the coding sequence ATGGAAAAACAAACCAGACAAATCGACCGGGATTCCTATGAGCCGGTATATGTACAATTGGCCAATATTTTGAGCACGCAGATTGCCACTGGCGAACTGGAAACCGGAGAACGCATCCCGTCCGAATCCGGATTGTGCAAGCTTTACAAGGTAAGCCCCATGACGGTTCGCCGGGCCATTAATTTGCTGGTGGACAAGGGCGTCGTGGTCACCGAGCGAGGCCGGGGCACGTATGTCAAGCAGCTTAATTTAAGCTCGGCAGTCTTCAAATTCGCCGATTTCCGGCAGTTTTACGATGATCCTTCGGCAATCGAGGTTAAAATCCTCGAGGTCAGCCTCACCCCCGCCGATGCCATCATAGCGGAAAAGCTGGCTTTGCCCGAGGGTGAAAGGGCCATCCATCTGCGCCGCCTGCTCAAAGTTTACGGAGAACCGTTCATCTATCATTATGAATACCTGGTTTGTGACGTGAATAAACCCATTGTGGAAGCCGAATTGGAAGTCACGTCCATGCAGGGTTTTTTCGAAGGTTGCGGAAACGATTTGTTCAAAAGAGGCGAACTGAACGTGCGAGCGGAACTGGTCAGTATCGAAGAGGCCAATCTGCTGAAGTTGGACAGACCCGCCGCTGCTATTAACCTGACCCATATTTTCTATGACCATTCCGACCGCCCCTTGAGTTGGGGATGCTTTGTCTGCCCCAGCGACCGGCTCACTTTCAATTCTTTTGTCGGCATGAATATTACCGGGCCTTCTATACCGAGGATCTGTTGA
- a CDS encoding cobalamin-dependent protein (Presence of a B(12) (cobalamin)-binding domain implies dependence on cobalamin itself, in one of its several forms, or in some unusual lineages, dependence on a cobalamin-like analog.) yields MDPKGAKALIDNVTHLREAEVLEQVRYLLRQKEDPMVILETCAKGMVEVGKRYERGDYFISSLIVGGEIFRQVSEIVQPEVKEGLVASETGTILLGTVQGDIHDLGKNLFGLLAKCHGFTVYDLGVDVSAETFCQKAVELKPNIIGLSCLLRTAYDSMKAIVEQIKVYPGISHRSVIIRASLYEIPDFNEQIGADYWSTSAMSGVYLCKEIMAGQNSLQMRFQ; encoded by the coding sequence ATGGACCCGAAAGGCGCCAAGGCCCTGATAGACAATGTAACGCATCTGCGGGAAGCCGAGGTGCTGGAACAGGTGCGCTACCTTCTCCGGCAAAAAGAAGACCCGATGGTTATTCTCGAAACCTGCGCCAAGGGCATGGTGGAGGTCGGCAAGCGCTATGAAAGGGGAGACTACTTCATTTCCAGCCTGATTGTGGGCGGCGAGATCTTCCGCCAGGTATCCGAAATCGTCCAACCGGAGGTGAAGGAAGGCCTGGTGGCCAGCGAAACCGGTACCATCCTTCTGGGGACCGTGCAGGGAGATATTCACGACCTTGGCAAAAACCTGTTCGGGCTGCTGGCAAAATGCCATGGCTTTACGGTTTACGACCTTGGCGTGGACGTATCCGCCGAAACGTTCTGCCAAAAGGCGGTGGAACTGAAGCCCAACATCATCGGGCTGTCATGCCTTTTACGGACGGCTTACGATTCCATGAAGGCTATCGTCGAGCAGATCAAGGTGTATCCCGGCATCAGCCACCGATCCGTCATCATCCGGGCGTCTTTGTACGAGATCCCGGACTTTAACGAACAAATCGGGGCGGACTACTGGTCCACTTCGGCCATGTCCGGTGTTTACCTTTGCAAGGAAATCATGGCCGGGCAGAACAGTTTACAGATGCGCTTTCAATAA
- a CDS encoding uroporphyrinogen decarboxylase family protein — MDTSLQTNEMLTRWAQGAGIAFETQIAAENYMKLTRRWLDVLALKQPDRVPVLVFGEGGIVTGPDIDQAGMFYDSPKAAAAVYGFNKKYAFDHVMDILPMCGKALDILDCRLLRWPGSPLPQGMPNNVPPQYPENEFMHNSEYDRLIADPEGFILLKYLPRIFSALRFKGEIPCPLYGLHAIGHEPLLAPFSKEGGMRAKLKVMMDNFFTAADATTIHFKHFKDVADKIVRELGRPKIFGGAFTFSPFDLIGDTLRGTVGIMMDMHRQPEKLEAACRALLPFSVKMAVEQAQRAQNPFVLIPLHKGADDFISQKQFESVYWPTLHAQLLELTANGLIPLILVEGAYNKRLDTIARSGLPEGKTMWIFEKTDMEQARRKLNGIACIGGNVPASFFTIGSPAQMADYCKNLIECVGNEGGFFLAPGVVLDRAKPENMRAFIESASVNCSARP, encoded by the coding sequence ATGGACACGTCCCTACAAACCAATGAAATGCTTACCCGGTGGGCGCAGGGTGCCGGCATCGCTTTCGAAACGCAAATAGCGGCGGAGAATTACATGAAGCTTACCCGCCGCTGGCTGGATGTACTGGCCTTGAAACAGCCGGACCGGGTCCCCGTCCTCGTGTTCGGAGAAGGCGGCATCGTCACCGGCCCTGATATCGACCAGGCCGGTATGTTTTACGATTCCCCAAAGGCCGCCGCCGCCGTATACGGGTTCAATAAAAAGTATGCGTTCGACCACGTCATGGACATTCTGCCCATGTGTGGAAAGGCCCTGGACATCCTTGACTGCCGACTTCTCCGGTGGCCGGGAAGCCCGCTTCCCCAGGGCATGCCGAATAATGTCCCCCCACAGTACCCCGAAAACGAATTCATGCATAACTCCGAATACGACCGGCTCATCGCAGACCCGGAGGGATTCATCCTTTTAAAATACCTGCCACGCATTTTCAGTGCTCTCCGCTTCAAGGGAGAAATTCCCTGCCCCCTTTACGGGCTCCACGCCATCGGCCATGAGCCGCTTCTTGCTCCCTTTTCCAAAGAAGGGGGAATGCGGGCAAAACTTAAAGTGATGATGGACAATTTTTTTACCGCGGCTGACGCCACCACCATCCATTTCAAGCATTTCAAGGACGTGGCGGATAAAATCGTCCGTGAACTGGGGCGGCCCAAGATCTTTGGCGGCGCATTCACCTTTTCTCCTTTTGACTTAATCGGGGACACCTTGCGGGGAACGGTGGGCATTATGATGGACATGCACCGCCAGCCGGAAAAACTGGAAGCCGCTTGCCGGGCGTTACTCCCTTTTTCCGTGAAAATGGCCGTGGAACAGGCGCAGCGTGCGCAGAATCCCTTCGTGCTGATCCCCCTGCACAAAGGTGCGGATGACTTCATATCCCAAAAGCAATTTGAAAGCGTTTACTGGCCCACCCTGCACGCCCAGTTGCTGGAGCTGACCGCCAACGGCCTCATCCCCCTTATCCTTGTTGAAGGTGCATACAATAAACGACTGGACACCATCGCCCGATCAGGACTTCCCGAAGGCAAGACCATGTGGATTTTCGAAAAAACCGATATGGAACAGGCCAGGCGAAAGCTGAACGGCATCGCCTGTATCGGCGGGAATGTGCCTGCCTCTTTTTTCACCATCGGTTCGCCGGCGCAAATGGCGGACTATTGCAAAAATTTGATTGAATGTGTGGGGAACGAGGGGGGCTTTTTTTTGGCGCCGGGGGTGGTTTTGGATCGCGCCAAACCGGAAAATATGAGAGCCTTTATTGAAAGCGCATCTGTAAACTGTTCTGCCCGGCCATGA
- a CDS encoding transporter → MKRRSTFLIVAVLVAAFMLPVSAMAENDPRDAVPAPGGTSLFLFYYRDYTGSDVYEDGETLDDNADFDLQVGIFRLAHFWDVGGNWIWSADVLQPVASMNFDSDVLFPDNSGANSSGLGDTTIATHINTPFFLDNGKFKLGQSYGLIVTLPTGDYDSEKAANIGTNYYTYRLEATPVILMSGPFVFELTGEVNFYSDNDDYTVANLKQEKDPSYQLQLHASYSFTDSFLFGISYYYLTGGETTVAGIEQDDEPDAQALRFSFGFQLTKNLQMLLQYNTEIERENGVEQNYLGTRLAYCF, encoded by the coding sequence ATGAAGAGAAGAAGTACCTTTTTGATCGTTGCAGTATTGGTGGCTGCATTCATGCTTCCCGTTTCGGCAATGGCGGAAAACGACCCCAGGGACGCCGTACCTGCGCCTGGTGGAACAAGCCTGTTCCTTTTCTACTATCGAGACTACACGGGCAGCGATGTCTATGAGGACGGGGAAACCCTTGACGACAACGCCGATTTTGACCTGCAGGTCGGAATTTTCAGGTTAGCCCACTTCTGGGACGTTGGTGGGAACTGGATCTGGAGTGCCGATGTTCTCCAGCCAGTAGCCTCAATGAATTTCGATTCGGACGTCCTTTTTCCCGACAACTCCGGCGCAAATTCGAGCGGGCTTGGTGACACCACCATTGCAACTCATATCAATACGCCGTTTTTTCTCGATAATGGGAAATTCAAACTCGGGCAGTCCTACGGTTTGATTGTAACCTTGCCCACCGGTGATTACGATTCGGAGAAGGCCGCCAACATAGGTACTAATTATTACACTTACAGGCTTGAAGCCACGCCCGTCATCCTGATGAGCGGTCCATTTGTTTTTGAGCTTACCGGGGAAGTCAATTTTTATTCCGATAACGACGATTATACCGTGGCAAACCTCAAACAGGAGAAAGACCCCTCCTATCAACTTCAACTCCACGCCAGCTACAGCTTCACGGATTCCTTTCTTTTCGGGATCAGCTACTACTACCTTACCGGCGGAGAAACGACAGTGGCGGGTATCGAACAGGACGACGAACCCGACGCCCAGGCCCTGCGATTCAGCTTTGGATTTCAGCTGACCAAGAATCTCCAGATGCTGCTTCAGTATAACACCGAGATCGAAAGGGAAAATGGCGTCGAGCAAAATTATCTCGGGACCAGACTGGCCTACTGTTTCTAA